A genomic window from Gemmatimonadaceae bacterium includes:
- a CDS encoding MmcQ/YjbR family DNA-binding protein, protein MKLPDVEEGTTFGFPAFKVGGKTFAWFPKKKEVEAGSLGVRMSILEREYRIGAEPSVYYVTPHYKDYPSVLARVPAMPDKALRELLESGHEFMTVSAKSRAGKRPAKKRR, encoded by the coding sequence ATGAAACTCCCCGATGTCGAGGAAGGCACGACGTTTGGTTTCCCCGCCTTCAAGGTCGGCGGCAAAACCTTCGCCTGGTTTCCAAAAAAGAAAGAGGTCGAAGCCGGCTCGCTCGGCGTTCGGATGAGTATTCTTGAACGAGAATATCGTATCGGCGCCGAGCCGTCGGTCTATTATGTGACGCCGCATTACAAGGACTATCCGTCGGTGCTCGCGCGCGTCCCCGCGATGCCGGACAAGGCGCTCCGTGAGCTCCTCGAGTCGGGACACGAGTTCATGACCGTGTCGGCGAAATCACGAGCAGGGAAGCGCCCCGCGAAAAAACGCCGCTGA